The Streptomyces sp. NBC_00569 genomic sequence AGCTGCTGGCACGGGCCCGCCAGGAGGGCACGAAGGTCGTCCACGTCATCAACGACGGCGGCGAGGGCACCCCGTACGACATCCGGGCCGAGATCGGCCGGATCCACCCCCGTGTCGCGCCGGCCGAGGGTGAGGCCGTCGTCGTCAAGCAGGTCCCGAACGCGTTCGTCGACACCGACCTGGGCACACACGTCCCGGACGGACAGGACGTCATCATCGCCGGCTGGATGACGCACATGTGCGTGGCGTTCACCGCGCAGGGCGCGTTCCTGCGCGGCAACCGTCCCACGGTCGTCGCGGACGCCACCGCCACCCGCTCGCTGCCGGTGGCCGGTACCGACCTCGACGCCTGCCAGGTGCACTACAGCGCCCTCGCCACCATCGCCGACCTGTACGGCGTCGTCGTACCGACCCAGAAGGAGATCGCCTGATGAAGCTGCTGCGTTCCGCCGCCGCGCTGAGTCTCGCCACCGTCCTCGCGGCCACCGCGACGGCGTGCGGCGGAAACTCCGAAGCCGCCGCGCGCACCGACCGCAAGCCGTCGCACGCCGGGGAGAACGCCGGAGGGAACGCCGGGGAGAAGAACGTCGCGAAGGACACGACGACGCTCCGGCAGCTCAACAAGCTGGACGAGACCCCGGCGAAGCTCTCCGACGCGACACTGATCCTCGTCGACTACCAGAACACCTACACCCAGGGTGTGATGGAACTCGACGGGTGGCACTCCGCGGTGAACAACGCCGAAGCCCTGCTGAAGCGCGCCCGTGCGGCGGGCACACCGGTCATCCACATCGTCGACAAGGGTTACGACCTGAAGTCGAAGGCCGGCCAGATCATTCCGGCACTCGAGCCGGCGAAGGGCGAGCCCGTCGTCGAGAAGACCGTCCCCAACGGCTTCCACCACACCGATCTCGCCGAACAGGTCAAGAAGGCCGGGCGCAAGAACGTCATCATCGCCGGATTCATGACCAACATGTGCACCCTGTTCACGACCCAGGGCGCGTTCCTCAACGGCAACAATCCGACCGTGGTGGGCGACGCCTCCGCGACCCGGCCGCTGCCGCTCAAGGGCAACCCGAACGGCATTCCCGCGAAGCAGGTTCACGAGGCCGCGCTCGCCACGGTTCAGGACCTCTACGGAGTCGTGGTCCCCAAGCAGAGCGCGCTCAAGTAGCCGGTACTCGCCCAGTGCTCGCCTCTCTATGCGACTTCGGAGGTCAGAGTCCGGAGCCCTGAGTTCGGAGCCCTGAGTTCGGCGTTCGGCGTTCGGAGGAGGAAGGAATGCGCATTCCTTCCCCCTCCGCCCCTCCTGATCCCCCAAAAAAGAGAAGAACCCCCACTAGTAAGGCCCCCCCACGAATGACTCACCCGACCAATGGACTTCCCCTCATGTCCCACATGCCCCCCATGCAGATGGTCCCCCCACTCAGTCAACATTCGCGCACCGAACCGCTACGGAGAAAACGAAGATGGCTACGCGCAGAGGATTTATAGGCAGCGCTTCCGGTATCAGCACCGCGGCGCTGCTGGGCTACTCGGCGTCCCCGAGTGCCGCGGACTCTCCGCTGACGGACACGGCGGGAACGGCCGCGTCGTCCGTGACCCAGCAGCAGGCAAAGGACTCGATTTTCGCTGTCAACGCCGGAATGCGCTCCAACTACGCCACTCTGAAGGCGGAGTTGGTCAAGCACCTGTCGCCGGTGATCGTGGTGCAGAACGACGCGAAGGGCGGCAGGTTCACCCTCGTGACGGCGAACGGTCAGGAGTCCGTCAACCCCGTGGCGGAGACGTTCGAGCTGGCGAAGTCCATCGCTCACGTTCCGCTCGGCTGCTTCTCCGTGATCGCCTCGTACCTCGCGGACAAGATCCCGAACCTGCCGAACGCCGATCGCATCGACCCGCATGACCTCCTGCTGGTCGCGTTCAACGACGACAAGTCCACCGCGTGGATCGAACCCCTTCAGGCCTACGCCGCCACCCTCGCCACGGCACGCGAGAACCTTCCCGCCGCCGGTCTGCCGGCCGCGCTGACCACATCGTGCGGCCACATCCTCGACGCCGCGCTGAAGTTCATCAACGCCTCGGTCCAGGCGAAGGTGTTCGACATGAAGTCCTTCGAGGACTTCTCCGGGAGCGTCTACCCCGACATCCGCGTCAACATGGAGCACGCCGCGCAGGCCCAGATCAAGGGCGTACAGGAGACCATGAAGGCCTGGCGCGCGAAGGTCGGCGAGGCGGCATGGGCGGATCTGTACTGCGTGGTGCTGTCGCAGTGGACCACCAGCGTGCTCAACCAGAACACCATCATCATCAAGGACTGCATGAACGCGGCGAAGGTCGCCACCCACCTGATCGACCTGCCCGGCCTCGAGACGCCGAAGGACCCGATCTTCACGGCGCTCGACAACCTCGCCCGGATCGTGCAGGACAACATCGCTGCGGAGATGGTGTTCCCGAAGGACACGAAGGTCGCCGACGCTCTGAAGGGCAAGGAGGACCTGCTGTCCGACGAGATCCTCATCCAGCTCGGCGGCAGCAGCGCGGTGACGACGCAGAGCTCCCCCACGTACAACACCCTCTCCGAGGGGATGTGCCCGGTCAGGAAGTAGCCACGGGCACGTTCTAGGAATCGACGCGTAGACGCCTGGAAAGTGCAGGCCGAGCGGTGCCGCCCACCCACGCGAAGCGGACGGCACCGCCGGCCGAGGCCGGCCCTGCGCGTCAGAACTGGAACCGGCCTCAATCGGTGAACGCCGGTCCGCCGCCCGGCAGTCGGACGGGCGGACGGTCAGTGGTCAGAGCGCCCCGACACGGTCCCCGTCCGCGGCCGTCTCCCTCGTCCTGCGCTCGTCCGCGGTCGACAGCCAGAACAGGAGCGGGGGAAGGGCGAGTTCGAGGGCGCTGAGCGGCACTTGGAACCAGTGCGGCCAGCCGTGGACGGCGACCGACAGCACGCGCCCGATGCCTCCGAGCAGGAAGATGCCGGCGAGCCACCGCACCGCCGTCGAGGGGATCGGCGACTGGCGTGCGGCCCAGATCCACGCGAGCCCGTATCCGAGGAAGATCGCGTTGTAGAACCGCTCCCGGCTGTCGACGGTCGCTCCCGTCGAGCCCTCGCCGGGTACGGAGGCGATGCCGAGGAAGAGGTGGTAGAGGCCGATCGCCGCGCAGGCGATGCCCATCGCCAGTGCGAGCCACTTGAGAAGTCTGGCCATGAGGGAACCGCCTCCGCTCACTAGTAGACCCGTGTCTACTAGTGCGACGCTAGAACCGTTAGTAGACATGTGTCAAGTAAGGTGGGTGCATGACCGCGCGCCGAAGACTCGATCCCGCCGAGCGCCGCAGTGAACTGCTCGACGTCGGAGCGCGGCTGTTCGCGGCGAAGCCGTACGACGAGGTGTTCATGGAGGACGTCGCCGAACGGGCGCGTGTCTCACGCGCGTTGCTCTACCGCTACTTCCCGAGCAAGCACGCCCTGTTCGCCGCGGTCTACCAACAGGCCGCGGACCAGCTGCTGGCCGCGACCAGGCTCGACCAGTCGGCGCCCGTCATGGAGCAGCTCGCGGCAGGGCTCGACGCGCACTTCGACTACTTCGCCGCCAACAGGCACACCGTGCTCGCCGCGAACCGGGTGCTCGCAGGCGACCCGGTCATCCAGGCGATCATCACGGGCGAACTGGCCGAGTTGCGACGGAGGTTGCTGGAAGCGACGGTGCTCGGCGACGGGCCGACACACCTTGTGTCGGCCGCGCTCACGAGCTGGCTGGTCTTCGTCCGCGTGCTCTGTGTGGACTGGCTGACCAATGAGTCGTTCAGTCGCGCCGAACTGCACAGGATGTGTGTCGGTGCGCTGAAGGGGGCGTTGGGCGCTGTGCTCGATCTCGATGCGCTGACCGGGGCGGAGGGCGGCCGGTGACCTGGCGCGGTCCGCGCGGCGTGGTCGGCCGTTGCGTACGCTGCGGCTTGTCGAGGTAAGCGGATCCGAGTGCCGAAGTGCGCGGGGGAGGCCCGATGGACGCCGGGCAACGGCATGCCGACAGGGGTGCCATGCTGGCCCGCTTCGCGGCCCGCATCCTCGTGGTGTGTCCCCGCTGCTCCGGGCGCGCCGTGGTCGTGCCTCGGCCCGGAGGGCCCGAACTGCGTTACTCCGTAGACCTGTTGTTTCTGCCCAGACGGCTGGTCTGCGCCCGCTGCGGAGCCACGGCCG encodes the following:
- a CDS encoding DUF4345 domain-containing protein, which encodes MARLLKWLALAMGIACAAIGLYHLFLGIASVPGEGSTGATVDSRERFYNAIFLGYGLAWIWAARQSPIPSTAVRWLAGIFLLGGIGRVLSVAVHGWPHWFQVPLSALELALPPLLFWLSTADERRTRETAADGDRVGAL
- a CDS encoding TetR/AcrR family transcriptional regulator, translated to MTARRRLDPAERRSELLDVGARLFAAKPYDEVFMEDVAERARVSRALLYRYFPSKHALFAAVYQQAADQLLAATRLDQSAPVMEQLAAGLDAHFDYFAANRHTVLAANRVLAGDPVIQAIITGELAELRRRLLEATVLGDGPTHLVSAALTSWLVFVRVLCVDWLTNESFSRAELHRMCVGALKGALGAVLDLDALTGAEGGR
- a CDS encoding cysteine hydrolase family protein; translated protein: MKLLRSAAALSLATVLAATATACGGNSEAAARTDRKPSHAGENAGGNAGEKNVAKDTTTLRQLNKLDETPAKLSDATLILVDYQNTYTQGVMELDGWHSAVNNAEALLKRARAAGTPVIHIVDKGYDLKSKAGQIIPALEPAKGEPVVEKTVPNGFHHTDLAEQVKKAGRKNVIIAGFMTNMCTLFTTQGAFLNGNNPTVVGDASATRPLPLKGNPNGIPAKQVHEAALATVQDLYGVVVPKQSALK
- a CDS encoding isochorismatase family protein codes for the protein MSRTTLRELNGFDETPAKLADSTLILIDFQNTYTQGVMELDGWEASLDAAAQLLARARQEGTKVVHVINDGGEGTPYDIRAEIGRIHPRVAPAEGEAVVVKQVPNAFVDTDLGTHVPDGQDVIIAGWMTHMCVAFTAQGAFLRGNRPTVVADATATRSLPVAGTDLDACQVHYSALATIADLYGVVVPTQKEIA